In Gadus chalcogrammus isolate NIFS_2021 chromosome 13, NIFS_Gcha_1.0, whole genome shotgun sequence, a single genomic region encodes these proteins:
- the LOC130402318 gene encoding sodium-dependent neutral amino acid transporter SLC6A17-like — protein MLKTGGASLRVPAHEPVTESVADLLAHEQPHDYKSSSLSVGAKVPQIELPEGDGRPAWNSKLQYILAQVGFSVGLGNVWRFPYLCQKNGGGAYLVPYFILLLLIGIPLFFLELAVGQKIRRGSLGVWNYVCPRLGGIGISSLMVCGFVGLYYNVIIGWSIFYFFQSFQQPLPWSECPIRRNGTFAFVEPECEKSSATTYFWYRQTLNTTSTIGESGGLNVKMTVSLLVAWIIVCLAVIKGIASSGKVMYFSSLFPYVVLFCFLVRGLMLKGSVDGIAHMFTPKLEKMLEPQVWREAATQVFFALGLGFGGVIAFSSYNKIDNNCHFDAVLVSVINFMTSILATLVVFAVLGFKANIMNEKCVTENSEKILGYLNANVLSHDLIPLHVNFSQMTVTDYAEVYGVIKTVKEGGFADLGLDQCLLEDELNKSVQGTGLAFIAFTEAMTHFPGSPFWSVMFFFMLINLGLGSMIGTMTGITTPVLDAYKVKKEYLTVGCCIVAFFCGLLFVQRSGNYFVTMFDDYSAGLPLTVVVILENVSVAWIYGTKRFMQDLEDMLGFRPYSFYFYMWKYVSPLCLIVLITATVIEMAISPPGYNAWIQELAQERFESYPPWALGMCYALIFAALLPLPVVFIARHFNLMSDGSNKLSVSYRKTMMKEMSSLETPDESHFILTKPGEAPPPLPPHRALLAPGGKPLDPNSLSPKSCYGTGYQNAAISPGTPITPESDS, from the exons ATGCTGAAGACGGGCGGTGCGTCGCTGCGGGTGCCGGCCCACGAGCCGGTCACCGAGTCGGTGGCGGACCTGCTGGCTCACGAGCAGCCGCACGACTACAAGAGCAGCTCGCTGAGCGTGGGCGCCAAGGTGCCGCAGATCGAGCTGCCGGAGGGCGACGGGCGGCCGGCGTGGAACAGCAAGCTGCAGTACATCCTGGCCCAGGTGGGCTTCTCCGTGGGGCTGGGCAACGTGTGGCGCTTCCCCTACCTCTGCCAGAAGAACGGAGGAG GAGCCTATCTGGTGCCCTACttcatcctgctgctgctgatcgGGATCCCGCTGTTCTTCCTGGAGCTGGCGGTGGGCCAGAAGATCCGCCGCGGGAGTCTGGGAGTGTGGAACTACGTGTGCCCCCGTCTGGGGGGGATCGGCATCTCCAGTCTGATG gtgtGTGGCTTCGTGGGCCTCTACTACAACGTCATCATAGGCTGGAGCATCTTCTACTTCTTCCAGTCCTTCCAGCAGCCGTTACCCTGGAGCGAGTGTCCAATCAGAAGGAACGGAACCTTTGCCT TCGTGGAGCCAGAGTGCGAGAAGAGCTCGGCCACCACCTACTTCTGGTACCGCCAGACGCtgaacaccaccagcaccatcggGGAGAGCGGAGGGCTGAACGTCAAGATGACTGTGTCTCTGCTGGTGGCCTGGATCATCGTCTGCCTGGCCGTCATCAAGGGCATCGCCTCCTCTGGCAAG GTGATGTACTTCAGCTCCCTGTTCCCCTACGTGGTGCTCTTCTGCTTCCTGGTCCGCGGGCTGATGCTGAAGGGATCGGTGGACGGCATCGCCCACATGTTCACTCCTAAG CTGGAGAAgatgctggagccacaggtgtGGCGGGAGGCGGCCACCCAGGTGTTCTTCGCCCTGGGCCTGGGCTTCGGAGGGGTCATCGCCTTCTCCAGCTACAACAAGATCGACAACAACTGCCACTTCGACGCCGTGCTCGTGTCCGTCATCAACTTCATGACGTCCATCCTGGCCACCCTGGTGGTGTTTGCCGTGCTGGGCTTCAAGGCCAACATCATGAATGAGAAGTGTGTCACGGA GAACTCTGAGAAGATCCTGGGCTACCTCAACGCCAACGTGCTCAGTCACGACCTCATCCCGCTGCACGTCAACTTCTCCCAGATGACCGTGACGGACTACGCCGAGGTGTACGGCGTCATCAAGACCGTGAAGGAGGGGGGCTTCGCCGACCTAGGTCTGGATCAGTGTCTCCTGGAGGACGAGCTCAACAAG TCGGTGCAGGGAACAGGCCTGGCCTTCATCGCCTTCACCGAGGCCATGACCCATTTCCCAGGGTCCCCCTTCTGGTCGGTGATGTTCTTCTTCATGCTCATCAACCTGGGCCTGGGCAGCATGATCGGCACCATGACTGGCATCACCACGCCCGTACTGGACGCCTACAAGGTCAAGAAGGAGTACCTCACCG tGGGCTGCTGCATCGTGGCCTTCTTCTGCGGCCTGCTGTTCGTCCAGCGCTCGGGGAACTACTTTGTCACAATGTTTGACGACTACTCAGCCGGCCTGCCCCTCACGGTGGTGGTCATCCTGGAGAACGTCTCTGTTGCCTGGATATACGGCACCAAGAG GTTCATGCAGGACCTGGAGGACATGCTGGGCTTCCGGCCGTACTCCTTCTACTTCTACATGTGGAAGTACGTGTCTCCCCTGTGTCTCATCGTCCTCATCACAGCCACTGTCATCGAGATGGCCATCAGCCCGCCGGGCTACAACGCCTGGATCCAAGAGCTG GCCCAGGAGCGCTTCGAGAGCTACCCCCCCTGGGCGCTGGGCATGTGCTACGCCCTGATCTTCGCGGCGCTGCTGCCCCTGCCCGTGGTCTTCATCGCCCGCCACTTCAACCTGATGTCGGACGGCTCCAACAAGCTCTCCGTCTCCTACCGCAAGACCATGATGAAGGAGATGTCCAGCCTGGAGACCCCCGACGAGAGCCACTTCATCCTCACCAAGCCGGGGGAGGCTCCGCCCCCGCTGCCCCCGCACCGGGCCCTCCTGGCCCCCGGGGGCAAGCCCCTGGACCCCAACTCGCTGTCCCCCAAGAGCTGCTACGGAACGGGCTACCAGAACGCCGCCATCAGCCCCGGCACGCCCATCACCCCCGAGTCGGACTCCTGA
- the strip1 gene encoding striatin-interacting protein 1 homolog codes for MDVGGNGGGLAINNKQRAMLPNKSRGEFIRNQRKDSEGMSESPDLEFDYADTDKWTAELSELYSYTEGPEFTINRKCFEEDFRSHVPEKKWTELDAAQHRAHAMQLLDGLEVIRREKRLNVARAILYMAQGTFAECSCEAEVQHWVRYNIFLLLEVGTFSALVELLNMEIDNSAACSSAVRKPAISLADSTDLRVLLNIMYLIVETVQQEDSADRPEWRAIRDTFQAELGSPLYNNEPISVMLFGMVTKFSTGHAPHFPMKKVLLLLWKSILFTLGGFEQLQNIKVGKREELRLPPLPEDSIRVIRSMRAASPPASASDLIEQQQKRARREHKSLTKQDNLDAFNEKDPYKADDARDEEDDHDDNDNALETEPFPIERDDVMPPPIPHPPSERVSFPKGLPWAPKVREKDIENFLESSRSKFIGYTLGNDTNTVVGLPRPIHESIRTLKQHKYVSIAEIQILKEEEFQKTPLSGGEEDVEMSAIELLYQGILPSLPQYMIALLKILLAAAPTSKAKTDSINILADVLPEEMPTTVLQSMKLGVDVNRHKEIIVKAISAVLLLLLKHFKLNHIYQFEYMAQHLVFANCIPLILKFFNQNIMSYITAKNSISVLDFPHCVVHELPELTAESLEAGDSNQFCWRNLFSCINLLRILNKLTKWKHSRTMMLVVFKSAPILKRALKVKQAMMQLYVLKLLKVQTKYLGRQWRKSNMKTMSAIYQKVRHRLNDDWAYGNDLDARPWDFQAEECALRANIERFNSRRYDKAQSNPDFLPVDNCLQSVLGQRVELPEDFQMNYDLWLEREVFSKPISWEELLQ; via the exons ATGGACGTCGGTGGAAACGGTGGTGGATTAGCAATCAATAACAAACAGAGAGCTATGCTGCCCAACAAAAGTAGAGGCGAATTCATCCGGAATCAAAGGAAAGATTCCGAG GGGATGTCAGAATCTCCGGACCTTGAGTTTGACTATGCAGACACTGACAAATGGACTGCAGAGCTGTCCG AGCTATACAGCTATACAGAGGGACCAGAGTTTACGATCAACAGGAAGTGCTTTGAAGAAGACTTCAGAAGTCATG TGCCCGAGAAAAAGTGGACGGAGTTGGACGCTGCGCAGCACAGAGCGCACGCCATGCAGCTGCTGGACGGCCTGGAGGTCATCCGGAGAGAGAAGAGGCTCAACGTGGCTCGGGCCATCCTCTACATGGCCCAGG gtACATTTGCAGAGTGCAGCTGTGAGGCTGAGGTGCAGCACTGGGTGCGGTACAACATCTTCCTGCTGTTGGAGGTGGGGACCTTCTCAGCTCTGGTGGAACTGCTCAACATGGAGATTGA TAACAGCGCGGCCTGTAGCAGCGCGGTGAGGAAGCCGGCCATCTCCCTGGCGGACAGCACAGACCTCCGGGTGCTGCTCAACATCATGTACCTGATCGTGGAGACCGTGCAGCAGGAAGACTCTGCCGACAGGCCGGAGTGGAGGGCCATCAGAGACACCTTCCAGGCAGAACTAG GCTCTCCCCTGTACAACAACGAGCCCATCTCGGTCATGCTCTTCGGGATGGTGACCAAGTTCAGCACCGGGCATGCCCCGCACTTCCCTATGAAGAAGGTCCTGTTGCTGCTGTGGAAGAGTATACTG TTCACCCTGGGCGGCTTCGAGCAGCTGCAGAACATCAAGGTGGGGAAGCGGGAGGAGCTGaggctgccccccctccccgaggACAGTATCCGGGTCATCAGGAGCATGAGGGCGGCCTCCCcgcccgcctccgcctccgACCTCAtcgagcagcagcagaagcgcGCCCGCCGCGAACACAAG TCGCTGACCAAACAGGATAACCTGGACGCCTTCAACGAGAAGGACCCGTACAAGGCGGACGACGCCCGCGACGAGGAGGACGACCACGACGACAACGACAACGCCCTTGAGACGGAGCCCTTCCCCATAGAGCGGGACGACGTCATGCCCCCGCCCATACCCCACCCGCCCTCCGAGAGGGTGTCCTTCCCCAAGGGCCTGCCCTGGGCCCCCAAAGTCAG GGAGAAGGACATTGAAAATTTCCTCGAGTCAAGTAGAAGTAAATTCATTGGATACACTCTTGGGAA CGACACAAATACCGTTGTTGGCCTACCCAGACCGATCCACGAGAGCATTAGGACACTGAAGCAG cacAAATATGTCTCGATAGCAGAGATTCAAATTTTAAAGGAGGAAGAGTTCCAGAAAACTCCACTGTCAGGG GGGGAAGAGGATGTGGAGATGAGTGCCATCGAGCTGTTATACCAGGGTATCCTGCCCAGCCTGCCTCAGTATATG ATCGCCCTGCTGAAGATCCTGCTGGCAGCCGCCCCCACCTCCAAGGCCAAGACGGACTCCATCAACATCCTGGCCGACGTGCTGCCAGAGGAGATGCC gaccaCCGTGCTCCAGAGCATGAAGCTGGGCGTGGACGTCAACCGCCACAAGGAGATCATCGTCAAGGCGATATCCGCcgtgctcctgctcctcctcaaacACTTCAAGCTCAACCACATCTACCAG TTTGAGTACATGGCTCAGCACCTGGTGTTCGCCAACTGCATCCCCCTCATCCTCAAGTTCTTCAACCAGAACATCATGTCCTACATCACGGCTAAGAATAG caTCTCCGTACTGGACTTCCCGCACTGCGTGGTGCATGAGCTTCCCGAGCTGACCGCAGAGAGTTTG GAAGCGGGAGACAGCAACCAATTCTGCTGGCGGAATCTGTTCTCCTGCATCAACCTGCTGAGGATCCTGAACAAGCTGACCAAGTGGAAGCACTCCCGCACCATG ATGCTGGTGGTGTTCAAGTCGGCCCCCATCCTGAAGAGGGCGCTGAAGGTGAAGCAGGCCATGATGCAGCTGTACGTCCTGAAGCTGCTCAAGGTGCAGACCAAGTACCTGGGCCGGCAGTGGAGGAAGAGCAACATGAAGACCATGTCGGCCATCTACCAGAAGGTCCGCCACCGCCTCAACGACGACTGGGCCTACGGAAACG ACCTGGACGCCCGGCCCTGGGACTTCCAGGCGGAGGAGTGCGCGCTGCGGGCCAACATCGAGCGCTTCAACAGCCGCCGCTACGACAAGGCCCAGAGCAACCCGGACTTCCTGCCCGTGGACAACTGCCTGCAGAGCGTGCTGGGCCAGCGGGTGGAGCTGCCCGAGGACTTCCAGATGAACTATGACCTGTGGCTGGAGCGGGAGGTCTTCTCCAAGCCCATCTCCTGGGAGGAGCTGCTGCAGTGA